In a single window of the Elaeis guineensis isolate ETL-2024a chromosome 6, EG11, whole genome shotgun sequence genome:
- the LOC105046630 gene encoding heparanase-like protein 2 isoform X2, producing MGFHLVLFLVLCALPGIFSKESADVTVIVRGSATVAKTNDHFVCATLDWWPPEKCNYNQCPWGQSSILNLDLTHPLLAKAIQAFNSLRIRVGGSLQDQVIYGVPNFGGPCLPIKKMAGGLFGFSKGCLSMARWDKLNLLFQKTGAIVTFGLNALNGRHHIHNGVWGGDWNSSNARAFIEYTISKGYPVDSWEFGNELSGHGVGASVSVEQYGKDLVHLKAILDELYKDSRSKPQLVAPGGFFDQPWYAHLLQLSGSGVLNAMTHHIYNLGGGNDPHITSKITDPQYLSREADTFRSVQLTIKNHGPWASAWVSEAGGAYNSGSRLVSSTFLDSFWYLDELGMASKYNTKVYCRQTLIGGNYGLLDTKTFIPNPDYYGALLWSRLMGNGVLSIDLSGSPYLRAYAHCRKKKAGVSLLLINLSESTEFTVTVRNDINVNLAEGGGIQRDGAFVHGLKKTVSWVGRRASDESEMREEYHLTAKDGNHLSRTVLLNGTPLELTKDGDIPPLNPVSIAANSPISMAPLSIAFVVFPKFEAQACV from the exons ATGGGTTTCCACCTTGTATTGTTTCTTGTTCTCTGTGCTCTTCCTGGTATTTTTTCCAAAGAATCCGCGGATGTAACTGTTATAGTCAGGGGATCTGCTACAGTAGCCAAAACCAATGATCATTTTGTATGCGCAACTCTTGATTGGTGGCCTCCTGAGAAGTGCAATTATAATCAGTGTCCATGGGGGCAATCTTCTATTCTAAATTTG GACTTGACCCATCCGTTACTAGCAAAAGCCATTCAAG CCTTCAATTCCCTGCGGATAAGAGTTGGGGGCTCTTTGCAAGACCAAGTGATTTATGGTGTACCAAATTTTGGTGGCCCATGCCTTCCAATAAAAAAGATGGCTGGTGGTTTGTTTGGATTCTCCAAGGGATGCTTAAGCATGGCAAGGTGGGACAAGCTAAACCTTTTATTCCAGAAGACAGG AGCAATTGTGACTTTCGGTCTTAATGCGCTGAATGGGAGGCATCATATACACAATGGTGTCTGGGGAGGTGATTGGAACTCTAGTAATGCTCGTGCTTTCATAGAATATACAATTTCTAAGGGTTATCCAGTTGATTCATGGGAATTCG GAAATGAATTGAGTGGACATGGAGTTGGTGCAAGTGTTAGTGTTGAACAATATGGAAAGGATCTTGTTCATCTTAAAGCCATCCTTGATGAGTTATATAAGGATTCTCGGTCAAAGCCACAGCTTGTTGCACCTGGAGGATTCTTTGACCAGCCATGGTATGCTCATCTTCTTCAACTTTCAGGATCAGGAGTTCTCAATGCCATGACACATCATATATATAATCTAGGTGGAG GTAATGATCCCCATATCACAAGCAAAATAACAGATCCACAATATTTAAGTCGCGAAGCTGATACATTCAGGAGTGTCCAGCTTACCATAAAGAATCATGGACCATGGGCTTCTGCTTGGGTTAGCGAAGCTGGTGGTGCATACAACAGTGGCAGTCGTCTTGTGTCCAGCACTTTTTTAGACAGCTTCTG GTATCTAGATGAACTTGGAATGGCTTCAAAGTATAACACTAAGGTGTATTGTAGACAGACTTTGATTGGTGGAAACTATGGACTCCTTGACACAAAAACTTTCATACCCAATCCTGATTACTACGG TGCACTGTTGTGGAGCCGGCTCATGGGGAACGGAGTTCTTTCCATTGATCTCAGTGGCTCTCCATATTTGCGTGCATACGCTCATTGCAGGAAAAAAAAA GCAGGTGTTTCCCTACTGTTGATAAACCTAAGCGAATCCACTGAGTTCACTGTGACTGTAAGAAATGACATCAATGTTAATCTTGCCGAGGGAGGAGGCATTCAAAGGGATGGCGCTTTTGTTCATGGTCTTAAAAAGACAGTTTCTTGGGTCGGAAGGAGAGCATCAGATGAGTCAGAGATGAGAGAAGAATATCATCTAACAGCAAAGGATGGGAACCATCTAAGCCGAACTGTGCTGCTTAATGGGACTCCTTTGGAGCTTACTAAAGATGGAGATATTCCACCTTTGAACCCTGTATCCATTGCAGCCAACTCACCAATATCAATGGCTCCCTTATCCATTGCATTTGTGGTCTTTCCGAAATTTGAGGCTCAAGCTTGTGTATGA
- the LOC105046630 gene encoding heparanase-like protein 2 isoform X1 gives MGFHLVLFLVLCALPGIFSKESADVTVIVRGSATVAKTNDHFVCATLDWWPPEKCNYNQCPWGQSSILNLDLTHPLLAKAIQAFNSLRIRVGGSLQDQVIYGVPNFGGPCLPIKKMAGGLFGFSKGCLSMARWDKLNLLFQKTGAIVTFGLNALNGRHHIHNGVWGGDWNSSNARAFIEYTISKGYPVDSWEFGNELSGHGVGASVSVEQYGKDLVHLKAILDELYKDSRSKPQLVAPGGFFDQPWYAHLLQLSGSGVLNAMTHHIYNLGGGNDPHITSKITDPQYLSREADTFRSVQLTIKNHGPWASAWVSEAGGAYNSGSRLVSSTFLDSFWYLDELGMASKYNTKVYCRQTLIGGNYGLLDTKTFIPNPDYYGALLWSRLMGNGVLSIDLSGSPYLRAYAHCRKKKQAGVSLLLINLSESTEFTVTVRNDINVNLAEGGGIQRDGAFVHGLKKTVSWVGRRASDESEMREEYHLTAKDGNHLSRTVLLNGTPLELTKDGDIPPLNPVSIAANSPISMAPLSIAFVVFPKFEAQACV, from the exons ATGGGTTTCCACCTTGTATTGTTTCTTGTTCTCTGTGCTCTTCCTGGTATTTTTTCCAAAGAATCCGCGGATGTAACTGTTATAGTCAGGGGATCTGCTACAGTAGCCAAAACCAATGATCATTTTGTATGCGCAACTCTTGATTGGTGGCCTCCTGAGAAGTGCAATTATAATCAGTGTCCATGGGGGCAATCTTCTATTCTAAATTTG GACTTGACCCATCCGTTACTAGCAAAAGCCATTCAAG CCTTCAATTCCCTGCGGATAAGAGTTGGGGGCTCTTTGCAAGACCAAGTGATTTATGGTGTACCAAATTTTGGTGGCCCATGCCTTCCAATAAAAAAGATGGCTGGTGGTTTGTTTGGATTCTCCAAGGGATGCTTAAGCATGGCAAGGTGGGACAAGCTAAACCTTTTATTCCAGAAGACAGG AGCAATTGTGACTTTCGGTCTTAATGCGCTGAATGGGAGGCATCATATACACAATGGTGTCTGGGGAGGTGATTGGAACTCTAGTAATGCTCGTGCTTTCATAGAATATACAATTTCTAAGGGTTATCCAGTTGATTCATGGGAATTCG GAAATGAATTGAGTGGACATGGAGTTGGTGCAAGTGTTAGTGTTGAACAATATGGAAAGGATCTTGTTCATCTTAAAGCCATCCTTGATGAGTTATATAAGGATTCTCGGTCAAAGCCACAGCTTGTTGCACCTGGAGGATTCTTTGACCAGCCATGGTATGCTCATCTTCTTCAACTTTCAGGATCAGGAGTTCTCAATGCCATGACACATCATATATATAATCTAGGTGGAG GTAATGATCCCCATATCACAAGCAAAATAACAGATCCACAATATTTAAGTCGCGAAGCTGATACATTCAGGAGTGTCCAGCTTACCATAAAGAATCATGGACCATGGGCTTCTGCTTGGGTTAGCGAAGCTGGTGGTGCATACAACAGTGGCAGTCGTCTTGTGTCCAGCACTTTTTTAGACAGCTTCTG GTATCTAGATGAACTTGGAATGGCTTCAAAGTATAACACTAAGGTGTATTGTAGACAGACTTTGATTGGTGGAAACTATGGACTCCTTGACACAAAAACTTTCATACCCAATCCTGATTACTACGG TGCACTGTTGTGGAGCCGGCTCATGGGGAACGGAGTTCTTTCCATTGATCTCAGTGGCTCTCCATATTTGCGTGCATACGCTCATTGCAGGAAAAAAAAA CAGGCAGGTGTTTCCCTACTGTTGATAAACCTAAGCGAATCCACTGAGTTCACTGTGACTGTAAGAAATGACATCAATGTTAATCTTGCCGAGGGAGGAGGCATTCAAAGGGATGGCGCTTTTGTTCATGGTCTTAAAAAGACAGTTTCTTGGGTCGGAAGGAGAGCATCAGATGAGTCAGAGATGAGAGAAGAATATCATCTAACAGCAAAGGATGGGAACCATCTAAGCCGAACTGTGCTGCTTAATGGGACTCCTTTGGAGCTTACTAAAGATGGAGATATTCCACCTTTGAACCCTGTATCCATTGCAGCCAACTCACCAATATCAATGGCTCCCTTATCCATTGCATTTGTGGTCTTTCCGAAATTTGAGGCTCAAGCTTGTGTATGA
- the LOC105046629 gene encoding uncharacterized protein isoform X1, whose amino-acid sequence MKGKRAKEEEVMEGIASIALLPCGSISGHFIRLPDSICYGLHGTELSCERECSRGEDYRFIKLSIIDYASKRDRVVIVECRGHDAARLQNIDHAHGWEKDVVDVVEQKHGKQKISISFECETLKAENAAEEHIKKYMPNLAGLDAVVNVGPMIISGLEFEGDDDESDGKD is encoded by the exons ATGAAGGGGAAGCGAGCGAAGGAGGAGGAGGTGATGGAAGGTATAGCATCCATCGCCTTGTTGCCTTGCGGATCGATCTCCGGCCATTTCATCCGGCTCCCGGACTCCATCTGCTACGGCCTTCATGGCACTG AATTATCTTGTGAGAGGGAATGCAGCAGAGGAGAAGATTACCGCTTTATTAAGCTCTCAATCATTGATTATGCT AGCAAAAGAGACCGAGTGGTGATTGTGGAGTGCAGAGGACATGATGCTGCTCGGCTCCAAAATATTGATCATGCCCATGG GTGGGAAAAAGATGTTGTTGATGTGGTGGAACAGAAGCATGGAAAACAGAAGATTTCAATCTCTTTCGAGTGTGAGACACTGAAGGCAGAAAATGCTGCTGAAGAACACATCAAGAAGTACATGCCTAATTTAGCTGGACTTGATGCTGTTG TAAATGTCGGTCCAATGATTATTTCTGGTCTTGAGTTTGAAGGGGATGATGATGAATCCGATGGCAAGGATTAA
- the LOC105046629 gene encoding uncharacterized protein isoform X2, whose translation MKGKRAKEEEVMEGIASIALLPCGSISGHFIRLPDSICYGLHGTELSCERECSRGEDYRFIKLSIIDYASKRDRVVIVECRGHDAARLQNIDHAHGWEKDVVDVVEQKHGKQKISISFECETLKAENAAEEHIKKYMPNLAGLDAVGSKCRSNDYFWS comes from the exons ATGAAGGGGAAGCGAGCGAAGGAGGAGGAGGTGATGGAAGGTATAGCATCCATCGCCTTGTTGCCTTGCGGATCGATCTCCGGCCATTTCATCCGGCTCCCGGACTCCATCTGCTACGGCCTTCATGGCACTG AATTATCTTGTGAGAGGGAATGCAGCAGAGGAGAAGATTACCGCTTTATTAAGCTCTCAATCATTGATTATGCT AGCAAAAGAGACCGAGTGGTGATTGTGGAGTGCAGAGGACATGATGCTGCTCGGCTCCAAAATATTGATCATGCCCATGG GTGGGAAAAAGATGTTGTTGATGTGGTGGAACAGAAGCATGGAAAACAGAAGATTTCAATCTCTTTCGAGTGTGAGACACTGAAGGCAGAAAATGCTGCTGAAGAACACATCAAGAAGTACATGCCTAATTTAGCTGGACTTGATGCTGTTGGTAG TAAATGTCGGTCCAATGATTATTTCTGGTCTTGA